The proteins below are encoded in one region of Colletotrichum lupini chromosome 5, complete sequence:
- a CDS encoding tetratricopeptide produces the protein MLPLVQMHHTVPQAPDFDPLPPFQQPQQQQHHLQHRQPEDYPPQQHNYHLLPHFSTYTFNQNLRCPPAGSANALFPDGKTPRSFPIRTSSHPNQPIQRRTTAAGQSHFLDGPEHQLRRKTPNGTIEAGYDGSQYASRPPPLKQMALPAVQMAYNTNRPHQTTDQIRNSLPVRDQAGGSLNITPPSYQLWPLAQDLTHQSMHSTVSLASSQYGFNTPDTAALFGSTPQLHSRPSLFNTNSYFPGTLPSGNTGASIPGLLHVANSWFPTHQQEQSYVGPPMHHTPSPSPSIYDHRYSKVQNQIIGPSAHFTPQDPYAHLSAYGSGFLQPAQTHLEALTLEPHQAISTVDSMNKTHSSAFREKALAQAHRSYVDLLALLHHGRKTQQLRPGSALSTTSRMVVYPKPPKQPIVTLAPDLFFPGDAAMMANASHRNNQDSMLFGPLGVKSPLTTQHAGWDGVTDFRHGNFPVTNSSGSSYPNQISRGSPLANAKSSLELLTRLCEHSEWKWIDGVLLGGCLHYGLEHFEEALEWFTRITSLEPNHVEAVSNQAATLYCLNRQDEAEKCWLKAIKTRPQYLEAVEHLVGLLYKKKSVAAVDVIDFVQKSLRLPKGSTGETGYDTTAAQRDAASSLAASLFDESRTQPGFGSSGYAIPGTENGRILALVHAKGTMLYSLKDIAGASEAFEEAVLISAGRRTSSVQTLVRQIQQVLAPNGSNHHVIDKATPSRPLLLPPEQARRTAKLVFSNNGDLPGLRFVPEGGPRRAAIQTTSNSLLSLAKIFQDAMSSSSQAAGLVRKSAGVGDILSLYYLSLSLQESPSTANNVGILLASVQQPMAATSSRTLSSLPSIPGITPGSGLALALAYYNYGLTLDPKHVHLHTNLGSLLKDIGQLDLAIQMYEQAVQCDGNFDIALTNLANAVKDRGRISDAITYYKRAVHSNPEFAEAVCGLSTALNSVCDWRGRGGALLQGGTYDRWHVDNDGMFFDARKEDQGSGLTKKVIDIVSRQLADALTWGVGVLQNTDIAALIAQLYSADGESNDAHTDFSTKLLSWSKSPWEGSRLLRLVERGARAAMRRWYCDKFVQGSMKSTSEYMRPQLPSTLAVPSAPTVLPFHTFTCPLTAKDIRMISQRNAFRISCSTLRSPWLPKTVYPPPAPPSPHLNVGYVSSDFNNHPLAHLMQSVFGFHDPTRVKAFCYATTASDKSVHRLQIEREAPVFRDASTWTSDKLVEQIVQDNIHILVNLNGYTRGARNEIFAARPVPIQMSFMGFAGSLGAEWCDYLLADATAIPPETLRPWRGNLSVTDIFEDKTEEGEGDWIYSENIVFCRDTFFCCDHAQSSDPDEHKVSWEDEQRRRWSMRKELFPNLPDDTVIMGNFNQLYKIDPTTFRTWLRILAQAPKAILWLLRFPELGETNLRRTAKDWAGEEVASRIIFTDVAPKNQHISRARVCDLFLDTPECNAHTTAADVLWSSTPLLTLPRYPYKMCSRMAASILKGALPRGPVGVEAAKDLIAGSEEDYELFAIRLANGLSYRVGRGGYGEGRGRLATLRKTLWDSKWTCALFDTRRWVVDLEKAYDEAWRRWVAGEDGDIYL, from the exons ATGTTGCCTCTAGTTCAGATGCACCATACGGTGCCACAGGCGCCAGACTTCGATCCCCTCCCGCCCTTCCAGCAGCCACAACAACAGCAGCACCACCTCCAGCACCGCCAGCCAGAAGACTACCCACCGCAACAACATAACTACCATCTGCTTCCTCACTTCAGCACGTATACGTTCAATCAGAACTTACGCTGCCCGCCAGCCGGCTCGGCGAATGCTCTTTTCCCTGACGGCAAGACGCCACGATCCTTTCCAATTCGGACTTCTTCACACCCAAATCAACCGATACAGCGCCGCACGACGGCCGCAGGCCAATCGCATTTTCTTGACGGACCGGAACATCAGTTGCGACGTAAAACGCCGAATGGCACTATTGAAGCTGGCTACGATGGTTCTCAATACGCCTCGAGGCCTCCGCCCCTGAAGCAGATGGCGCTCCCGGCGGTTCAAATGGCGTATAATACGAACCGCCCTCATCAGACCACCGACCAGATCCGCAATTCTTTACCTGTCCGTGATCAGGCAGGCGGTAGTTTGAACATAACGCCTCCATCATATCAACTATGGCCACTTGCACAGGACTTGACCCACCAGTCGATGCACTCTACCGTCTCTCTGGCCTCTTCGCAATACGGGTTCAACACTCCGGACACGGCTGCGCTGTTTGGCTCTACTCCTCAGCTTCATTCGCGGCCTTCGCTGTTCAATACCAACTCATACTTCCCCGGGACCCTCCCTTCTGGGAACACCGGAGCCAGTATCCCGGGACTACTACATGTAGCCAACTCGTGGTTTCCGACGCATCAGCAAGAGCAGAGTTATGTCGGCCCGCCGATGCACCATACCCCGTCTCCGTCACCATCGATTTACGACCATCGTTACTCCAAGGTGCAGAATCAGATTATAGGACCGTCTGCCCACTTCACTCCACAGGATCCTTACGCTCACCTCTCAGCATACGGGTCTGGCTTTTTGCAACCTGCGCAAACTCATTTAGAGGCTCTTACGCTAGAACCGCACCAAGCTATCAGCACTGTTGATTCTATGAACAAGACACATTCTTCCGCATTCAGAGAAAAGGCGCTGGCTCAAGCGCACCGAAGTTATGTCGACTTACTCGCACTCTTGCATCACGGGCGCAAAACTCAGCAGTTGAGGCCTGGCTCAGCTCTGAGCACTACCTCGAGAATGGTGGTATATCCCAAGCCACCTAAACAGCCCATCGTCACCTTGGCCCCGGACCTCTTTTTCCCGGGAGATGCCGCTATGATGGCCAACGCAAGCCACAGAAACAACCAAGACAGCATGCTATTCGGTCCCTTGGGAGTCAAATCGCCACTCACAACGCAGCATGCTGGCTGGGACGGGGTTACGGATTTCCGGCATGGCAATTTCCCGGTCACGAACTCCAGCGGATCTTCGTATCCGAATCAGATCTCGAGAGGCTCACCTCTTGCGAATGCCAAAAGTTCCCTAGAGCTTCTCACCCGTCTATGTGAGCATTCCGAGTGGAAATGGATCGATGGTGTTCTACTGGGAGGCTGCTTGCACTACGGCCTGGAACACTTCGAGGAAGCCTTAGAATGGTTTACCCGAATCACTTCACTAGAGCCGAA TCATGTTGAAGCAGTGTCGAATCAGGCGGCGACTTTGTACTGCCTGAACAGACAAGATGAGGCGGAGAAATGCTGGTTGAAGGCGATCAAAACTCGACCGCAATACCTTGAAGCCGTAGAACATTTGGTCGGTCTGctgtataaaaagaaaagcgtCGCCGCGGTTGATGTCATCGATTTTGTTCAAAAGTCTCTCAGGCTACCAAAGGGATCAACAGGAGAGACTGGCTATGACACTACCGCCGCCCAAAGAGATGCCGCTTCCAGCTTGGCGGCTAGCCTTTTCGACGAAAGCCGAACCCAGCCTGGCTTTGGTTCGAGCGGTTATGCTATTCCAGGTACCGAAAATGGTCGCATCCTCGCATTAGTCCATGCCAAAGGGACAATGCTGTACAGTCTGAAGGATATCGCAGGGGCGTCTGAAGCCTTTGAGGAAGCTGTCTTGATCAGCGCAGGAAGAAGAACATCATCTGTTCAGACGTTGGTCCGACAGATCCAGCAGGTTCTGGCACCAAACGGCAGCAATCACCACGTCATCGACAAGGCGACGCCGTCTCGCCCCTTGTTACTGCCACCTGAACAGGCGAGGCGCACGGCAAAGCTGGTATTTTCTAACAACGGCGATCTCCCTGGACTACGTTTCGTGCCTGAAGGCGGCCCAAGGCGAGCGGCAATTCAAACTACTAGCAACTCGCTACTTTCTCTCGCCAAGATATTCCAGGATGCCATGTCCTCTAGCTCGCAGGCTGCGGGACTAGTGAGGAAGTCAGCCGGGGTTGGTGACATTCTGTCTCTTTACTATCTTTCATTGTCACTTCAAGAGAGCCCATCAACTGCAAACAATGTAGGCATTCTACTTGCCAGTGTACAGCAGCCTATGGCAGCGACGTCGAGTCGGACTTTGTCATCATTGCCCAGTATTCCTGGCATTACCCCTGGCAGTGGACTCGCTTTGGCTCTTGCGTACTACAACTACGGGCTTACACTGGATCCAAAGCACGTTCACCTGCACACCAATCTCGGCAGCCTTCTCAAGGACATTGGTCAGCTGGATCTTGCGATCCAGATGTATGAGCAGGCTGTCCAGTGCGATGGAAATTTTGATATCGCCCTAACAAATCTTGCAAATGCCGTCAAGGATCGAGGGCGTATCAGTGATGCGATAACATACTACAAAAGGGCTGTTCATTCCAATCCAGAATTTGCAGAAGCAGTATGCGGGTTGTCTACAGCCTTGAACTCGGTTTGCGACTGGAGAGGCAGGGGCGGCGCACTCCTACAGGGGGGCACGTATGATCGCTGGCATGTCGACAACGATGGCATGTTTTTCGATGCCAGGAAGGAAGACCAAGGATCCGGCCTCACGAAGAAGGTTATCGACATCGTGTCTCGCCAACTCGCTGACGCGTTAACTTGGGGCGTTGGCGTTCTACAGAATACCGATATTGCAGCATTGATTGCACAGCTTTATTCGGCCGACGGGGAGTCGAATGACGCCCACACCGACTTCTCGacaaagctacttagctggTCCAAGAGCCCGTGGGAGGGATCGCGTCTGCTGAGGCTCGTTGAGCGTGGAGCACGGGCAGCGATGCGGCGATGGTATTGCGACAAGTTTGTTCAGGGTTCAATGAAGTCGACCTCGGAGTACATGCGCCCTCAACTGCCGTCTACCCTCGCTGTACCGTCCGCTCCAACAGTCCTCCCATTCCATACCTTCACCTGTCCCTTGACTGCGAAGGACATTCGCATGATATCGCAACGCAACGCGTTCAGGATCTCCTGTTCTACACTTCGCTCCCCTTGGCTTCCAAAGACCGTCTACCCCCCGCCTGCGCCTCCATCGCCTCATCTGAATGTCGGCTATGTTTCTTCAGACTTCAATAATCATCCCTTGGCTCACCT TATGCAATCCGTTTTCGGTTTTCACGATCCCACCCGCGTAAAAGCATTCTGCTATGCCACGACAGCAAGTGATAAATCTGTTCATCGGCTGCAGATTGAACGTGAAGCGCCTGTGTTCCGAGATGCCAGCACATGGACTTCGGACAAGCTAGTTGAGCAAATCGTTCAAGACAATATTCACATCCTTGTCAACCTGAATGGCTATACTAGAGGCGCCCGCAACGAAATTTTTGCGGCGAGACCTGTTCCGATCCAAATGTCCTTCATGGGCTTCGCCGGCAGCTTGGGTGCCGAGTGGTGTGACTATCTGCTTGCAGACGCCACAGCAATTCCGCCGGAGACACTACGCCCTTGGCGTGGTAACCTCTCTGTCACAGACATTTTTGAGGACAAAACTGAAGAAGGCGAGGGAGACTGGATCTACTCGGAGAACATCGTGTTCTGCAGAGACACTTTTTTTTGCTGTGACCATGCGCAGTCGAGCGACCCCGATGAACATAAGGTTTCATGGGAAGATGAGCAGCGCCGACGGTGGAGCATGCGGAAAGAGTTGTTTCCCAACCTGCCCGATGATACCGTTATCATGGGAAACTTCAATCAACTATACAAG ATCGACCCTACAACATTTCGGACGTGGCTACGCATCCTAGCACAGGCTCCCAAGGCCATCCTATGGCTCTTGCGATTCCCCGAACTGGGAGAAACAAATCTAAGGAGGACGGCGAAGGATTGGGCCGGGGAAGAAGTTGCTAGCCGAATCATCTTCACGGATGTGGCACCGAAGAACCAGCATATATCCCGAGCTCGCGTCTGCGATTTGTTCCTCGACACTCCCGAGTGTAACGCGCACACCACGGCCGCAGATGTATTGTGGTCTAGTACACCTCTTCTCACACTACCACGATACCCCTACAAGATGTGTTCGCGTATGGCGGCATCAATTTTGAAGGGCGCGCTGCCTAGAGGTCCCGTGGGTGTTGAGGCAGCAAAAGACCTCATCGCCGGCAGTGAAGAAGACTACGAGCTCTTTGCCATCAGACTAGCTAATGGCCTGTCCTATCGAGTCGGTCGTGGTGGCTATGGTGAAGGCAGGGGTCGGTTGGCAACCTTGCGCAAAACACTGTGGGACAGCAAATGGACCTGTGCGCTTTTCGATACCAGACGATGGGTGGTTGATCTAGAGAAGGCCTACGACGAGGCGTGGCGACGATGGGTGGCAGGAGAGGACGGAGACATCTACTTGTAG